In the genome of Neofelis nebulosa isolate mNeoNeb1 chromosome 8, mNeoNeb1.pri, whole genome shotgun sequence, one region contains:
- the DNM1L gene encoding dynamin-1-like protein isoform X8, translating to MEALIPVINKLQDVFNTVGADIIQLPQIVVVGTQSSGKSSVLESLVGRDLLPRGTGIVTRRPLILQLVHVSPEDKRKTTGEENGVEAEEWGKFLHTKNKLYTDFDEIRQEIENETERISGNNKGVSPEPIHLKIFSPNVVNLTLVDLPGMTKVPVGDQPKDIELQIRELILRFISNPNSIILAVTAANTDMATSEALKISREVDPDGRRTLAVITKLDLMDAGTDAMDVLMGRVIPVKLGIIGVVNRSQLDINNKKSVTDSIRDEYAFLQKKYPSLANRNGTKYLARTLNRLLMHHIRDCLPELKTRINVLAAQYQSLLNSYGEPVDDKSATLLQLITKFATEYCNTIEGTAKYIETSELCGGARICYIFHETFGRTLESVDPLGGLNTIDILTAIRNATGPRPALFVPEVSFELLVKRQIKRLEEPSLRCVELVHEEMQRIIQHCSNYSTQELLRFPKLHDAIVEVVTCLLRKRLPVTNEMVHNLVAIELAYINTKHPDFADACGLMNNNIEEQRRNRLARELPSAVSRDKVASGGGGVGDGVQEPTTGNWRGMLKTSKAEELLAEEKSKPIPIMPASPQKGHAVNLLDVPVPVARKLSAREQRDCEVIERLIKSYFLIVRKNIQDSVPKAVMHFLVNHVKDTLQSELVGQLYKSSLLDDLLTESEDMAQRRKEAADMLKALQGASQIIAEIRETHLW from the exons AGCAGTGGAAAGAGCTCAGTGCTAGAAAGCCTAGTGGGGAGGGACCTGCTTCCCAGAGGCACTGGTATTGTCACCCGGAGACCTCTCATTCTGCAGCTAGTCCATGTTTCACCCGAAGATAAGCGAAAAACAACAGGAgaagaaaatg gggTTGAAGCAGAAGAATGGGGTAAATTTCTTCACACCAAAAATAAG CTTTACACGGATTTTGATGAAATTCGACAAGAAATTGAAAACGAAACAGAAAGGATTTCGGGAAATAATAAG ggAGTAAGCCCTGAGCCAATTCATCTTAAGATTTTTTCACCCAATGTTGTCAATCTGACACTTGTGGATTTGCCAGGAATGACCAAG GTGCCTGTGGGTGATCAACCTAAGGATATTGAGCTTCAAATCCGAGAGCTCATTCTTCGCTTCATCAGTAATCCAAATTCCatcatccttgctgtcactgctgcTAATACCGATATGGCCACATCAGAGGCCCTTAAGATTTCAAGAGAGGTAGATCCAGACG GTCGCAGAACCTTAGCTGTAATCACTAAACTTGACCTCATGGATGCGGGTACTGATGCCATGGATGTATTGATGGGAAGGGTTATACCAGTCAAACTTGGAATAATTGGAGTAGTTAACAG GAGCCAGCTAGACATTAACAATAAGAAGAGTGTAACTGATTCAATCCGTGATGAATATGcttttcttcaaaagaaatacCCATCCCTGGCTAATAGAAATGGAACAAAGTATCTTGCTAGGACTCTGAACAG GTTACTGATGCATCACATCAGAGACTGCTTACCAGAGCTGAAAACAAGAATAAATGTTCTAGCTGCTCAGTATCAGTCTCTCCTAAATAGCTATGGTGAACCTGTGGATGATAAAAGTGCTACTTTACTCCAGCTTATTACCAAATTTGCCACAGAATATTGTAACACTATTGAAGGAACCGCAAAATATATTGAAACTTCAGAGct ATGCGGTGGTGCTCGGATATGTTATATTTTCCATGAGACTTTTGGGCGAACTTTAGAATCTGTTGACCCACTAGGTGGCCTtaacactattgacattttgactgCCATTAGAAATGCTACT ggtccTCGTCCTGCTTTGTTTGTGCCTGAAGTTTCATTTGAGTTACTGGTCAAGCGGCAAATCAAACGTCTGGAAGAACCCAGCCTGCGTTGTGTGGAGCTAGTTCATgaggaaatgcaaaggatcatTCAGCACTGTAGCAATTACAGTACACAG GAGTTGTTGCGGTTTCCTAAACTTCATGATGCCATAGTTGAAGTAGTGACTTGTCTTCTTCGTAAACGGTTACCTGTTACAAATGAAATG gtccATAACTTAGTGGCAATTGAACTGGCTTACATCAACACAAAACATCCAGACTTTGCTGATGCTTGTGGGCTGATGAACAATAATATAGAG GAACAAAGGAGAAACAGGCTAGCGAGAGAATTACCTTCAGCTGTATCACGAGACAAg GTTGCATCTGGAGGTGGCGGGGTCGGAGATGGTGTTCAGGAACCAACAACAGGCAACTGGAGAGGAATGCTGAAAACTTCAAAAGCTGAAGAGTTATTAGCTGaggaaaaatcaaaaccaattCCAATTATGCCAGCCAGTCCCCAAAAAGGCCATGCTGTCAATCTGCTGGATGTG CCAGTTCCTGTTGCACGAAAACTATCTGCGCGTGAACAGCGAGACTGTGAGGTCATTGAGCGACTCATCAAATCCTATTTTCTTATTGTCAGAAAGAATATTCAAGACAG TGTGCCAAAGGCAGTAATGCACTTTTTGGTGAATCATGTGAAAGATACTCTTCAGAGTGAGTTAGTAGGACAGCTGTATAAATCATCCTTACTGGATGATCTTCTGACTGAATCCGAGGACATGGCACAGCGCCGGAAGGAAGCTGCGGACATGCTAAAG gcattaCAAGGAGCCAGCCAAATAATTGCTGAAATCCGAGAGACTCATCTTTGGTGA
- the DNM1L gene encoding dynamin-1-like protein isoform X5, which yields MEALIPVINKLQDVFNTVGADIIQLPQIVVVGTQSSGKSSVLESLVGRDLLPRGTGIVTRRPLILQLVHVSPEDKRKTTGEENDPATWKNSRHLSKGVEAEEWGKFLHTKNKLYTDFDEIRQEIENETERISGNNKGVSPEPIHLKIFSPNVVNLTLVDLPGMTKVPVGDQPKDIELQIRELILRFISNPNSIILAVTAANTDMATSEALKISREVDPDGRRTLAVITKLDLMDAGTDAMDVLMGRVIPVKLGIIGVVNRSQLDINNKKSVTDSIRDEYAFLQKKYPSLANRNGTKYLARTLNRLLMHHIRDCLPELKTRINVLAAQYQSLLNSYGEPVDDKSATLLQLITKFATEYCNTIEGTAKYIETSELCGGARICYIFHETFGRTLESVDPLGGLNTIDILTAIRNATGPRPALFVPEVSFELLVKRQIKRLEEPSLRCVELVHEEMQRIIQHCSNYSTQELLRFPKLHDAIVEVVTCLLRKRLPVTNEMVHNLVAIELAYINTKHPDFADACGLMNNNIEEQRRNRLARELPSAVSRDKLIQDSRRETKNVASGGGGVGDGVQEPTTGNWRGMLKTSKAEELLAEEKSKPIPIMPASPQKGHAVNLLDVPVPVARKLSAREQRDCEVIERLIKSYFLIVRKNIQDSVPKAVMHFLVNHVKDTLQSELVGQLYKSSLLDDLLTESEDMAQRRKEAADMLKALQGASQIIAEIRETHLW from the exons AGCAGTGGAAAGAGCTCAGTGCTAGAAAGCCTAGTGGGGAGGGACCTGCTTCCCAGAGGCACTGGTATTGTCACCCGGAGACCTCTCATTCTGCAGCTAGTCCATGTTTCACCCGAAGATAAGCGAAAAACAACAGGAgaagaaaatg ACCCTGCTACATGGAAAAACTCAAGACACCTTTCTAAAG gggTTGAAGCAGAAGAATGGGGTAAATTTCTTCACACCAAAAATAAG CTTTACACGGATTTTGATGAAATTCGACAAGAAATTGAAAACGAAACAGAAAGGATTTCGGGAAATAATAAG ggAGTAAGCCCTGAGCCAATTCATCTTAAGATTTTTTCACCCAATGTTGTCAATCTGACACTTGTGGATTTGCCAGGAATGACCAAG GTGCCTGTGGGTGATCAACCTAAGGATATTGAGCTTCAAATCCGAGAGCTCATTCTTCGCTTCATCAGTAATCCAAATTCCatcatccttgctgtcactgctgcTAATACCGATATGGCCACATCAGAGGCCCTTAAGATTTCAAGAGAGGTAGATCCAGACG GTCGCAGAACCTTAGCTGTAATCACTAAACTTGACCTCATGGATGCGGGTACTGATGCCATGGATGTATTGATGGGAAGGGTTATACCAGTCAAACTTGGAATAATTGGAGTAGTTAACAG GAGCCAGCTAGACATTAACAATAAGAAGAGTGTAACTGATTCAATCCGTGATGAATATGcttttcttcaaaagaaatacCCATCCCTGGCTAATAGAAATGGAACAAAGTATCTTGCTAGGACTCTGAACAG GTTACTGATGCATCACATCAGAGACTGCTTACCAGAGCTGAAAACAAGAATAAATGTTCTAGCTGCTCAGTATCAGTCTCTCCTAAATAGCTATGGTGAACCTGTGGATGATAAAAGTGCTACTTTACTCCAGCTTATTACCAAATTTGCCACAGAATATTGTAACACTATTGAAGGAACCGCAAAATATATTGAAACTTCAGAGct ATGCGGTGGTGCTCGGATATGTTATATTTTCCATGAGACTTTTGGGCGAACTTTAGAATCTGTTGACCCACTAGGTGGCCTtaacactattgacattttgactgCCATTAGAAATGCTACT ggtccTCGTCCTGCTTTGTTTGTGCCTGAAGTTTCATTTGAGTTACTGGTCAAGCGGCAAATCAAACGTCTGGAAGAACCCAGCCTGCGTTGTGTGGAGCTAGTTCATgaggaaatgcaaaggatcatTCAGCACTGTAGCAATTACAGTACACAG GAGTTGTTGCGGTTTCCTAAACTTCATGATGCCATAGTTGAAGTAGTGACTTGTCTTCTTCGTAAACGGTTACCTGTTACAAATGAAATG gtccATAACTTAGTGGCAATTGAACTGGCTTACATCAACACAAAACATCCAGACTTTGCTGATGCTTGTGGGCTGATGAACAATAATATAGAG GAACAAAGGAGAAACAGGCTAGCGAGAGAATTACCTTCAGCTGTATCACGAGACAAg TTAATTCAGGACAGCAGAAGAGAAACTAAAAAT GTTGCATCTGGAGGTGGCGGGGTCGGAGATGGTGTTCAGGAACCAACAACAGGCAACTGGAGAGGAATGCTGAAAACTTCAAAAGCTGAAGAGTTATTAGCTGaggaaaaatcaaaaccaattCCAATTATGCCAGCCAGTCCCCAAAAAGGCCATGCTGTCAATCTGCTGGATGTG CCAGTTCCTGTTGCACGAAAACTATCTGCGCGTGAACAGCGAGACTGTGAGGTCATTGAGCGACTCATCAAATCCTATTTTCTTATTGTCAGAAAGAATATTCAAGACAG TGTGCCAAAGGCAGTAATGCACTTTTTGGTGAATCATGTGAAAGATACTCTTCAGAGTGAGTTAGTAGGACAGCTGTATAAATCATCCTTACTGGATGATCTTCTGACTGAATCCGAGGACATGGCACAGCGCCGGAAGGAAGCTGCGGACATGCTAAAG gcattaCAAGGAGCCAGCCAAATAATTGCTGAAATCCGAGAGACTCATCTTTGGTGA
- the DNM1L gene encoding dynamin-1-like protein isoform X2, producing MEALIPVINKLQDVFNTVGADIIQLPQIVVVGTQSSGKSSVLESLVGRDLLPRGTGIVTRRPLILQLVHVSPEDKRKTTGEENDPATWKNSRHLSKGVEAEEWGKFLHTKNKLYTDFDEIRQEIENETERISGNNKGVSPEPIHLKIFSPNVVNLTLVDLPGMTKVPVGDQPKDIELQIRELILRFISNPNSIILAVTAANTDMATSEALKISREVDPDGRRTLAVITKLDLMDAGTDAMDVLMGRVIPVKLGIIGVVNRSQLDINNKKSVTDSIRDEYAFLQKKYPSLANRNGTKYLARTLNRLLMHHIRDCLPELKTRINVLAAQYQSLLNSYGEPVDDKSATLLQLITKFATEYCNTIEGTAKYIETSELCGGARICYIFHETFGRTLESVDPLGGLNTIDILTAIRNATGPRPALFVPEVSFELLVKRQIKRLEEPSLRCVELVHEEMQRIIQHCSNYSTQELLRFPKLHDAIVEVVTCLLRKRLPVTNEMVHNLVAIELAYINTKHPDFADACGLMNNNIEEQRRNRLARELPSAVSRDKSYKVPSALAPASQEPSPAASAEADGKVASGGGGVGDGVQEPTTGNWRGMLKTSKAEELLAEEKSKPIPIMPASPQKGHAVNLLDVPVPVARKLSAREQRDCEVIERLIKSYFLIVRKNIQDSVPKAVMHFLVNHVKDTLQSELVGQLYKSSLLDDLLTESEDMAQRRKEAADMLKALQGASQIIAEIRETHLW from the exons AGCAGTGGAAAGAGCTCAGTGCTAGAAAGCCTAGTGGGGAGGGACCTGCTTCCCAGAGGCACTGGTATTGTCACCCGGAGACCTCTCATTCTGCAGCTAGTCCATGTTTCACCCGAAGATAAGCGAAAAACAACAGGAgaagaaaatg ACCCTGCTACATGGAAAAACTCAAGACACCTTTCTAAAG gggTTGAAGCAGAAGAATGGGGTAAATTTCTTCACACCAAAAATAAG CTTTACACGGATTTTGATGAAATTCGACAAGAAATTGAAAACGAAACAGAAAGGATTTCGGGAAATAATAAG ggAGTAAGCCCTGAGCCAATTCATCTTAAGATTTTTTCACCCAATGTTGTCAATCTGACACTTGTGGATTTGCCAGGAATGACCAAG GTGCCTGTGGGTGATCAACCTAAGGATATTGAGCTTCAAATCCGAGAGCTCATTCTTCGCTTCATCAGTAATCCAAATTCCatcatccttgctgtcactgctgcTAATACCGATATGGCCACATCAGAGGCCCTTAAGATTTCAAGAGAGGTAGATCCAGACG GTCGCAGAACCTTAGCTGTAATCACTAAACTTGACCTCATGGATGCGGGTACTGATGCCATGGATGTATTGATGGGAAGGGTTATACCAGTCAAACTTGGAATAATTGGAGTAGTTAACAG GAGCCAGCTAGACATTAACAATAAGAAGAGTGTAACTGATTCAATCCGTGATGAATATGcttttcttcaaaagaaatacCCATCCCTGGCTAATAGAAATGGAACAAAGTATCTTGCTAGGACTCTGAACAG GTTACTGATGCATCACATCAGAGACTGCTTACCAGAGCTGAAAACAAGAATAAATGTTCTAGCTGCTCAGTATCAGTCTCTCCTAAATAGCTATGGTGAACCTGTGGATGATAAAAGTGCTACTTTACTCCAGCTTATTACCAAATTTGCCACAGAATATTGTAACACTATTGAAGGAACCGCAAAATATATTGAAACTTCAGAGct ATGCGGTGGTGCTCGGATATGTTATATTTTCCATGAGACTTTTGGGCGAACTTTAGAATCTGTTGACCCACTAGGTGGCCTtaacactattgacattttgactgCCATTAGAAATGCTACT ggtccTCGTCCTGCTTTGTTTGTGCCTGAAGTTTCATTTGAGTTACTGGTCAAGCGGCAAATCAAACGTCTGGAAGAACCCAGCCTGCGTTGTGTGGAGCTAGTTCATgaggaaatgcaaaggatcatTCAGCACTGTAGCAATTACAGTACACAG GAGTTGTTGCGGTTTCCTAAACTTCATGATGCCATAGTTGAAGTAGTGACTTGTCTTCTTCGTAAACGGTTACCTGTTACAAATGAAATG gtccATAACTTAGTGGCAATTGAACTGGCTTACATCAACACAAAACATCCAGACTTTGCTGATGCTTGTGGGCTGATGAACAATAATATAGAG GAACAAAGGAGAAACAGGCTAGCGAGAGAATTACCTTCAGCTGTATCACGAGACAAg TCGTATAAAGTTCCAAGTGCTTTGGCACCTGCCTCCCAGGAGCCCTCCCCTGCTGCTTCTGCTGAGGCTGATGGCAAG GTTGCATCTGGAGGTGGCGGGGTCGGAGATGGTGTTCAGGAACCAACAACAGGCAACTGGAGAGGAATGCTGAAAACTTCAAAAGCTGAAGAGTTATTAGCTGaggaaaaatcaaaaccaattCCAATTATGCCAGCCAGTCCCCAAAAAGGCCATGCTGTCAATCTGCTGGATGTG CCAGTTCCTGTTGCACGAAAACTATCTGCGCGTGAACAGCGAGACTGTGAGGTCATTGAGCGACTCATCAAATCCTATTTTCTTATTGTCAGAAAGAATATTCAAGACAG TGTGCCAAAGGCAGTAATGCACTTTTTGGTGAATCATGTGAAAGATACTCTTCAGAGTGAGTTAGTAGGACAGCTGTATAAATCATCCTTACTGGATGATCTTCTGACTGAATCCGAGGACATGGCACAGCGCCGGAAGGAAGCTGCGGACATGCTAAAG gcattaCAAGGAGCCAGCCAAATAATTGCTGAAATCCGAGAGACTCATCTTTGGTGA
- the DNM1L gene encoding dynamin-1-like protein isoform X1, with protein sequence MEALIPVINKLQDVFNTVGADIIQLPQIVVVGTQSSGKSSVLESLVGRDLLPRGTGIVTRRPLILQLVHVSPEDKRKTTGEENDPATWKNSRHLSKGVEAEEWGKFLHTKNKLYTDFDEIRQEIENETERISGNNKGVSPEPIHLKIFSPNVVNLTLVDLPGMTKVPVGDQPKDIELQIRELILRFISNPNSIILAVTAANTDMATSEALKISREVDPDGRRTLAVITKLDLMDAGTDAMDVLMGRVIPVKLGIIGVVNRSQLDINNKKSVTDSIRDEYAFLQKKYPSLANRNGTKYLARTLNRLLMHHIRDCLPELKTRINVLAAQYQSLLNSYGEPVDDKSATLLQLITKFATEYCNTIEGTAKYIETSELCGGARICYIFHETFGRTLESVDPLGGLNTIDILTAIRNATGPRPALFVPEVSFELLVKRQIKRLEEPSLRCVELVHEEMQRIIQHCSNYSTQELLRFPKLHDAIVEVVTCLLRKRLPVTNEMVHNLVAIELAYINTKHPDFADACGLMNNNIEEQRRNRLARELPSAVSRDKSYKVPSALAPASQEPSPAASAEADGKLIQDSRRETKNVASGGGGVGDGVQEPTTGNWRGMLKTSKAEELLAEEKSKPIPIMPASPQKGHAVNLLDVPVPVARKLSAREQRDCEVIERLIKSYFLIVRKNIQDSVPKAVMHFLVNHVKDTLQSELVGQLYKSSLLDDLLTESEDMAQRRKEAADMLKALQGASQIIAEIRETHLW encoded by the exons AGCAGTGGAAAGAGCTCAGTGCTAGAAAGCCTAGTGGGGAGGGACCTGCTTCCCAGAGGCACTGGTATTGTCACCCGGAGACCTCTCATTCTGCAGCTAGTCCATGTTTCACCCGAAGATAAGCGAAAAACAACAGGAgaagaaaatg ACCCTGCTACATGGAAAAACTCAAGACACCTTTCTAAAG gggTTGAAGCAGAAGAATGGGGTAAATTTCTTCACACCAAAAATAAG CTTTACACGGATTTTGATGAAATTCGACAAGAAATTGAAAACGAAACAGAAAGGATTTCGGGAAATAATAAG ggAGTAAGCCCTGAGCCAATTCATCTTAAGATTTTTTCACCCAATGTTGTCAATCTGACACTTGTGGATTTGCCAGGAATGACCAAG GTGCCTGTGGGTGATCAACCTAAGGATATTGAGCTTCAAATCCGAGAGCTCATTCTTCGCTTCATCAGTAATCCAAATTCCatcatccttgctgtcactgctgcTAATACCGATATGGCCACATCAGAGGCCCTTAAGATTTCAAGAGAGGTAGATCCAGACG GTCGCAGAACCTTAGCTGTAATCACTAAACTTGACCTCATGGATGCGGGTACTGATGCCATGGATGTATTGATGGGAAGGGTTATACCAGTCAAACTTGGAATAATTGGAGTAGTTAACAG GAGCCAGCTAGACATTAACAATAAGAAGAGTGTAACTGATTCAATCCGTGATGAATATGcttttcttcaaaagaaatacCCATCCCTGGCTAATAGAAATGGAACAAAGTATCTTGCTAGGACTCTGAACAG GTTACTGATGCATCACATCAGAGACTGCTTACCAGAGCTGAAAACAAGAATAAATGTTCTAGCTGCTCAGTATCAGTCTCTCCTAAATAGCTATGGTGAACCTGTGGATGATAAAAGTGCTACTTTACTCCAGCTTATTACCAAATTTGCCACAGAATATTGTAACACTATTGAAGGAACCGCAAAATATATTGAAACTTCAGAGct ATGCGGTGGTGCTCGGATATGTTATATTTTCCATGAGACTTTTGGGCGAACTTTAGAATCTGTTGACCCACTAGGTGGCCTtaacactattgacattttgactgCCATTAGAAATGCTACT ggtccTCGTCCTGCTTTGTTTGTGCCTGAAGTTTCATTTGAGTTACTGGTCAAGCGGCAAATCAAACGTCTGGAAGAACCCAGCCTGCGTTGTGTGGAGCTAGTTCATgaggaaatgcaaaggatcatTCAGCACTGTAGCAATTACAGTACACAG GAGTTGTTGCGGTTTCCTAAACTTCATGATGCCATAGTTGAAGTAGTGACTTGTCTTCTTCGTAAACGGTTACCTGTTACAAATGAAATG gtccATAACTTAGTGGCAATTGAACTGGCTTACATCAACACAAAACATCCAGACTTTGCTGATGCTTGTGGGCTGATGAACAATAATATAGAG GAACAAAGGAGAAACAGGCTAGCGAGAGAATTACCTTCAGCTGTATCACGAGACAAg TCGTATAAAGTTCCAAGTGCTTTGGCACCTGCCTCCCAGGAGCCCTCCCCTGCTGCTTCTGCTGAGGCTGATGGCAAG TTAATTCAGGACAGCAGAAGAGAAACTAAAAAT GTTGCATCTGGAGGTGGCGGGGTCGGAGATGGTGTTCAGGAACCAACAACAGGCAACTGGAGAGGAATGCTGAAAACTTCAAAAGCTGAAGAGTTATTAGCTGaggaaaaatcaaaaccaattCCAATTATGCCAGCCAGTCCCCAAAAAGGCCATGCTGTCAATCTGCTGGATGTG CCAGTTCCTGTTGCACGAAAACTATCTGCGCGTGAACAGCGAGACTGTGAGGTCATTGAGCGACTCATCAAATCCTATTTTCTTATTGTCAGAAAGAATATTCAAGACAG TGTGCCAAAGGCAGTAATGCACTTTTTGGTGAATCATGTGAAAGATACTCTTCAGAGTGAGTTAGTAGGACAGCTGTATAAATCATCCTTACTGGATGATCTTCTGACTGAATCCGAGGACATGGCACAGCGCCGGAAGGAAGCTGCGGACATGCTAAAG gcattaCAAGGAGCCAGCCAAATAATTGCTGAAATCCGAGAGACTCATCTTTGGTGA